One Burkholderia gladioli genomic window, GACGCATGACGAATCCGGCACGGTGATTCCCATACTGGAACTCGAATACGTTTCGCGCGAGTATATGAAGGGTGGTAAGGTATTGCGCGCGCTCGACGACGTTTCGCTGCGAATCGAGGCGGGAGAAATGGTCGCGATCGTCGGCAGTTCGGGCTCGGGCAAGAGCACGTTGCTGAATGTCATCGGTTGTCTTGACCGGGTAACGCGCGGTTCGTATGCTATAGAAGGTCGGCCTATCGGTGCGTTCGGCCAGGACGAGATCGCTGCAATTCGGCGTCGTTACTTTGGCTTCATTTTCCAGAAGTACCATCTGCTTGCCGGGCTCACCGCGTTCGAAAACATCGAGTTGCCCGCCATCTATGCGGGTACGTCCGCGACCGCGCGACGCGAAAGCGTTACCGCACTGGCCGAACGCTTCGGGATTGCCGGACGACTCCTTCACAGACCGGCAGAACTCTCAGGCGGTCAGCAGCAGCGCGTGAGTATCGCGCGCGCGCTCATCAACGGCGGCAAGATTATCCTCGCCGATGAGCCAACGGGCGCACTCGATCGAGAAAATGGCGAGCGGCTCATGCAGGCACTCGGCGAACTGAACGCGGCTGGCCATACGATTGTCTTCGCGACCCACGACCCTGCGGTGGCTCGTCATGCCGGGCGCGTGTTGACGATCGAAGACGGAAAGATCGTCTCCGACGTCCGCTCCGCGTATTGGGACGTGCCGCGCGGGGATGGGGCAACTTGCGAGTCGAAAGCGACGCCTCCCGTGATCTCTCGCCCCGAGGGTACTCCTTCGGCACGAACCGCCGCGCCGCAACACCACCTTCGCTTCCTGCCGCTTGTCCGTTTCGCGTTGACATCGGTGAATCGCCGTCGGATGCATCTGCTCCTGACGGTACTTGGCATCGCGATCGGTGTTGCTGCAGTGGTATGTGCGAACGCGATCGGCGAAGCATCGCGCCAAAAAATCGTCAATTCGCTTCGCGGTGTCCAGTCGAACACCATCGAAGTCTTTCCGCAACGCTTTCTCCAAGCGGCAGCGCAGAGACTTGTACGGCCCCTCACGATGGACGATCTCACTGCCCTCGCAAGGCACGAGGGAGTTGACAGTGCGACACCGATGGTGAGCGGCACACAACTGATGCGCTCGGATCTGGCAACGGTCAACGGCACCCTGAATGGCGTCGACAGTACCTATCTCGATGTCAATCAGGTCACAATGGCCGAGGGTCGTTTTTTCGACAGGCTGGCAGTTCGGCGCGCGACACCGGAAGTCGTGCTCGACACGTCAGCGCGCAACAATCTGTTCGGGCACGGCACCGCGGTGGGCCGCGTCGTGATCGTCGGAGCGATTCAATGTCTTGTGATCGGCGTCGCCAAGCCGGGACTGGGTATGACAGCGAGTCCGTCCCCAACCATGTGGATGCCTTATACGGCTTACCTGGAGCGCGT contains:
- a CDS encoding MacB family efflux pump subunit, which gives rise to MTHDESGTVIPILELEYVSREYMKGGKVLRALDDVSLRIEAGEMVAIVGSSGSGKSTLLNVIGCLDRVTRGSYAIEGRPIGAFGQDEIAAIRRRYFGFIFQKYHLLAGLTAFENIELPAIYAGTSATARRESVTALAERFGIAGRLLHRPAELSGGQQQRVSIARALINGGKIILADEPTGALDRENGERLMQALGELNAAGHTIVFATHDPAVARHAGRVLTIEDGKIVSDVRSAYWDVPRGDGATCESKATPPVISRPEGTPSARTAAPQHHLRFLPLVRFALTSVNRRRMHLLLTVLGIAIGVAAVVCANAIGEASRQKIVNSLRGVQSNTIEVFPQRFLQAAAQRLVRPLTMDDLTALARHEGVDSATPMVSGTQLMRSDLATVNGTLNGVDSTYLDVNQVTMAEGRFFDRLAVRRATPEVVLDTSARNNLFGHGTAVGRVVIVGAIQCLVIGVAKPGLGMTASPSPTMWMPYTAYLERVNPAADLDKIVVRPSAGAVETGLLTSLTSLMIRRHQAMDFHIYDTDTIRATILSTNDKLEWLIGSMSAIALLVAGVGVMNMMLTSVSERKNEIGVRIAIGARRVEVQLQFLFEAIYVCVCGGMVGLGLAYAANRLTAGIPQLDMIFSTDSIVIALVVSSMAGIVFGSYPALKAARLDPVKALADE